A section of the Dehalobacter sp. DCM genome encodes:
- a CDS encoding sodium:solute symporter family protein has product MLSVTSTWAIYIIYMGALIIFGVFVWWRDRHKSTTHFYTAGNSIHWFVLCMTYIAALMSTWVFFSGPGGYYRGGFGYYMSELSYMPLFPVLTYFVMNKVWLINTRRGYATPADIYADRFKSPVLRLILALVFFAVSMPYAAAIYVACGQAANVASGGLISNTSVIIFVGITALLFVPFGGVKSVAWAATVQGWIFMIALWTIGISAFVVGFDGSFGDAVASVWTNSNNWFSYPGPASWAPYSARLGYPLACAIGWTIMLPDVFIRAGYFGKDLAAQRQLMRFQPALQLIVWTGCMVIGFVAIALVPGLSGADTELVIPYLITEIISPEMMGFAIILMSLFVWGVLAKGLSAATSHLLVAGSIISEDILAKLLKLKVSKNTHMVIARLAVAALGIAAMVLAINPPDLIWTLIMFAIALVMPIFPVLVATLYWRRATAPGAIWASIIGVIGVIVTYKMGYGDAWYGLFGMIAAAVVLVVVSLLTKPMDKAVLDEFYGQLEAAEDEYYEQEAARGAAK; this is encoded by the coding sequence ATGTTATCAGTAACTTCAACATGGGCAATTTATATCATCTACATGGGTGCTTTAATTATCTTCGGGGTTTTTGTTTGGTGGCGTGACCGGCATAAATCAACGACGCACTTTTATACAGCGGGGAATTCAATTCATTGGTTTGTTCTTTGTATGACATATATTGCTGCGCTGATGAGTACCTGGGTGTTCTTTTCCGGTCCGGGAGGATATTACCGCGGCGGTTTCGGCTATTATATGTCGGAACTCAGCTATATGCCCCTGTTCCCGGTGCTCACGTATTTTGTCATGAATAAAGTATGGCTGATCAATACACGGCGAGGCTACGCCACACCGGCGGATATTTACGCGGACCGCTTTAAGAGTCCTGTATTGCGTCTGATTCTGGCTCTTGTGTTTTTTGCTGTTTCCATGCCTTATGCAGCGGCAATTTATGTCGCCTGCGGTCAGGCCGCAAATGTTGCCAGCGGCGGGCTGATATCAAACACATCCGTTATTATCTTCGTCGGTATTACAGCTTTGTTATTTGTGCCTTTTGGTGGTGTTAAATCCGTCGCTTGGGCAGCCACAGTCCAAGGCTGGATTTTTATGATCGCCTTGTGGACCATCGGGATCAGCGCCTTTGTCGTTGGTTTCGACGGATCGTTCGGGGATGCAGTGGCCAGTGTTTGGACCAATTCAAACAATTGGTTCTCTTATCCCGGTCCTGCCAGCTGGGCTCCCTATTCGGCGAGACTTGGGTATCCCCTCGCCTGCGCCATCGGCTGGACAATCATGCTGCCGGATGTATTCATTCGCGCGGGCTATTTCGGGAAGGACCTTGCCGCTCAGCGCCAACTCATGCGTTTCCAGCCAGCACTGCAGTTAATCGTATGGACCGGGTGTATGGTTATCGGGTTCGTTGCGATTGCGCTCGTACCTGGATTATCCGGAGCCGATACCGAGCTGGTAATACCTTACTTGATCACCGAAATTATTTCGCCGGAAATGATGGGATTTGCGATCATTCTTATGTCGCTGTTCGTCTGGGGTGTTTTAGCCAAAGGTTTATCTGCTGCGACGTCACACCTTTTAGTCGCAGGCTCCATCATCTCAGAAGATATTCTGGCCAAACTGCTTAAACTCAAGGTCTCCAAGAACACCCATATGGTTATCGCCCGCTTAGCCGTTGCCGCACTCGGCATTGCCGCTATGGTCTTGGCGATCAACCCGCCCGACCTGATCTGGACATTGATTATGTTCGCCATTGCTCTGGTTATGCCGATCTTCCCGGTACTTGTTGCCACCCTTTATTGGCGGAGAGCAACAGCCCCCGGAGCGATCTGGGCTTCGATTATCGGTGTTATCGGCGTTATCGTAACCTATAAAATGGGTTATGGTGATGCGTGGTATGGCTTGTTCGGTATGATTGCCGCAGCAGTTGTTTTGGTTGTCGTTTCACTGCTTACAAAACCAATGGATAAGGCTGTTTTGGACGAATTCTACGGACAACTTGAAGCAGCTGAAGATGAATACTATGAGCAGGAAGCTGCTCGTGGCGCGGCTAAATAA
- a CDS encoding cobalamin B12-binding domain-containing protein, with the protein MITYADLAESVILGDEDLVIEQVNSLVAAGNNPLEIINDGLIGGMNVVGVRFKAGDMFVPEVLMSARSMAAGVEIVKPLISSSDMGASIKVLLGTVKGDLHDIGKNLVRIMMESSGLEVKDIGIDIAPEAFAAAIKEYNPDILAMSALLTTTMNQMKATIDKLAEEGLRDKVKIIVGGAPISQEFADSIGADGFAPDAASAADLCKELVKK; encoded by the coding sequence ATGATTACGTATGCCGATCTTGCTGAGAGTGTAATTCTGGGTGATGAGGATCTCGTTATTGAACAAGTGAATAGCCTAGTGGCTGCAGGAAACAATCCGTTAGAGATCATCAACGACGGACTCATCGGCGGAATGAACGTGGTGGGTGTCCGCTTCAAAGCCGGCGACATGTTTGTACCGGAAGTCCTTATGTCAGCCCGCAGTATGGCAGCGGGTGTAGAAATCGTTAAACCCTTGATTTCCTCGTCCGATATGGGCGCGTCCATCAAGGTCCTGCTGGGAACAGTTAAGGGCGACTTACACGATATCGGGAAAAACCTGGTTCGGATCATGATGGAAAGCAGCGGACTGGAAGTTAAAGACATTGGAATCGACATAGCACCGGAGGCATTTGCAGCGGCAATAAAAGAATACAACCCGGATATCCTGGCCATGTCAGCGCTGCTGACAACGACGATGAACCAAATGAAAGCCACCATCGATAAGCTGGCCGAGGAAGGTTTAAGAGATAAAGTGAAAATCATCGTCGGCGGTGCTCCCATTTCCCAAGAATTTGCCGACAGCATCGGAGCTGACGGTTTCGCACCCGATGCAGCATCTGCTGCAGATCTTTGTAAAGAACTTGTCAAGAAGTAA
- a CDS encoding trimethylamine methyltransferase family protein: protein MATGLKVSILTAEELAFLKSKVKALLTEKGFKIEHKEVAEILKKAGASVSDQGLVKLTDALYEDALAKVPREFTLAAIDPQFDLKLPHPKGLFHTRTNTGGMYYPNNIDSDEYHHILIEEVAEFIRLMDNLPNIDFWSLPSTNPVNFPAETIDIHTFDTVLRNTRKHGWVQPYEAENIKYLIEMAAAVVGGKDKLRERPIISAICCSVPPLTYKYMDMNIIYECAKAGVPLQPCSLPAAGANVPITPSGIALIAVAETLAMALMAQIIAPGTPCVCTPLLFEMDMQTTSTTQSAMSTTLGRMIAMQLLQDGYGIPAHTYATGTDSCIMDAQSGFEQASLSHMVALAGASVLGGAGQLETAKAINPIQLIIDNDVFGMVRQLKGGAVIDEESVDWADIISLGEHEGFVDKKHTFKHFRDAYKTKVFSRDTRTGWVEKGSKDIVARAKDAFANLKQNYAPIERSADVLKELDAIVKRADEELGK, encoded by the coding sequence ATGGCAACGGGATTAAAGGTAAGTATTTTAACAGCAGAAGAACTGGCATTTCTGAAAAGCAAAGTCAAGGCGCTCCTCACGGAGAAGGGCTTTAAAATTGAACACAAAGAAGTTGCTGAGATCTTAAAGAAAGCCGGCGCTTCGGTCTCGGATCAAGGTTTAGTCAAATTAACGGATGCGTTATACGAAGACGCGTTGGCAAAAGTACCGCGTGAGTTCACCTTAGCCGCTATCGATCCGCAATTTGATTTAAAACTCCCTCATCCGAAAGGTCTGTTCCATACCCGGACGAACACCGGCGGTATGTACTATCCCAATAACATTGACAGCGATGAGTATCATCATATCCTGATCGAAGAAGTGGCCGAGTTCATACGCCTCATGGATAATCTGCCAAATATCGACTTCTGGTCACTGCCGTCAACGAATCCGGTCAATTTCCCGGCAGAAACGATCGATATCCATACATTCGATACAGTTCTGCGTAATACGCGGAAACATGGATGGGTACAGCCTTATGAAGCCGAAAATATTAAATACCTGATCGAAATGGCCGCGGCTGTGGTTGGAGGAAAAGACAAGCTGCGTGAAAGACCGATCATCAGCGCGATCTGCTGTTCCGTTCCCCCTTTGACCTATAAATACATGGATATGAATATCATCTATGAATGCGCGAAAGCGGGAGTTCCGCTGCAACCGTGTTCATTGCCCGCAGCTGGCGCCAATGTGCCCATCACCCCGTCCGGGATTGCCTTGATCGCAGTGGCTGAGACACTGGCCATGGCCTTGATGGCCCAGATCATTGCACCGGGGACACCGTGTGTATGCACACCGCTGCTATTCGAAATGGATATGCAGACAACGTCCACAACCCAATCAGCAATGTCCACCACACTAGGTAGAATGATTGCGATGCAGCTGCTCCAGGATGGCTATGGCATACCCGCTCATACCTATGCAACGGGTACAGATAGCTGCATAATGGATGCCCAATCGGGATTTGAACAAGCATCCTTAAGTCACATGGTTGCTTTGGCAGGAGCTTCTGTTCTCGGCGGCGCAGGCCAGCTGGAGACAGCAAAGGCTATTAACCCCATTCAGCTGATCATCGACAATGACGTATTTGGTATGGTCCGGCAACTGAAGGGCGGCGCGGTCATCGATGAAGAATCCGTTGACTGGGCGGATATCATTTCCCTCGGTGAGCATGAGGGCTTTGTCGATAAGAAACACACCTTTAAGCACTTTAGAGATGCTTATAAAACAAAAGTATTTTCCCGTGACACCCGAACAGGTTGGGTGGAAAAAGGCAGCAAAGACATTGTAGCCCGGGCGAAAGATGCGTTTGCGAATCTGAAACAGAACTATGCTCCTATTGAGCGTTCGGCGGACGTATTAAAAGAACTCGATGCGATTGTTAAACGGGCCGATGAAGAACTGGGCAAATAA
- a CDS encoding FAD binding domain-containing protein, whose translation MLNLKEYYQPQSLQAALKILAESDGALKPLAGGTDIVPALGKGELNTAGLVDLSKIEEIRGIRLEGDEIRIGSVTAFSHIEASSIIRENVVLLAQAAGAVGSPQIRNSGTIGGNIANASPAADTVTALVTLDAEVKLNCLNGSRIVPVCDVLRGVGKTTIEPQEIITEIIFKIPPAGSKTGFIKLGRRKALAIARMSMAVIYNLENDHITDARVGIGAVGPNPKRYPVLEESLIGKQLTDDLIDYFANRSQQEVTRVLGTRPSAVWKNEAVKGIARDLLSALFMESRQGVR comes from the coding sequence ATGCTGAATTTGAAAGAATATTACCAACCGCAATCGCTGCAAGCCGCTCTGAAAATATTGGCAGAATCAGACGGGGCATTAAAGCCTTTGGCCGGCGGAACCGATATTGTTCCGGCATTGGGTAAAGGCGAATTAAATACGGCAGGATTGGTTGATTTATCGAAGATAGAAGAAATCCGGGGAATCCGGCTGGAAGGCGATGAGATACGGATTGGCAGTGTGACTGCTTTTTCACATATCGAAGCGTCTTCAATTATACGGGAAAATGTGGTGTTGTTGGCGCAAGCGGCTGGGGCAGTTGGTTCTCCGCAAATTCGTAATTCAGGAACAATTGGCGGCAATATTGCCAATGCTTCACCGGCTGCGGATACAGTGACAGCACTTGTAACCTTAGATGCTGAGGTGAAGCTTAATTGTTTAAATGGGTCGCGTATTGTTCCTGTATGTGATGTTCTGCGTGGCGTCGGAAAAACCACTATTGAGCCGCAGGAAATCATTACGGAAATCATTTTTAAGATACCCCCTGCCGGCAGTAAGACCGGATTTATCAAATTAGGACGCCGTAAAGCGTTAGCGATTGCCAGAATGAGTATGGCGGTTATCTATAACCTAGAAAATGACCATATAACCGATGCCCGTGTCGGGATTGGTGCAGTAGGGCCTAACCCAAAGCGGTATCCCGTACTGGAGGAATCGCTGATAGGGAAACAACTCACTGATGATTTAATCGATTATTTTGCTAATAGGTCACAACAAGAAGTCACTCGCGTATTAGGCACCCGTCCCTCCGCTGTTTGGAAAAACGAGGCGGTGAAGGGTATTGCCCGGGATTTACTGAGTGCCTTATTTATGGAAAGCAGACAGGGGGTGCGATGA
- a CDS encoding (2Fe-2S)-binding protein, whose amino-acid sequence MAEFHLETTVNGKSIVKNIDPSMRLLDFLRNVLHLTGTKEGCGEGECGACSVILDGELVDSCLVMAPQAHGKEVITIEGLAESGEIAPYQQAFMEVGAVQCGYCTPGMILAARVLLNNNPKPSKKEITRAISGNMCRCTGYTKIIQGVQTAASLKEAKDQQNVDIEFENLAEMDASRHAAKEGVTRE is encoded by the coding sequence ATGGCGGAGTTTCATTTGGAAACAACAGTCAATGGCAAATCCATAGTTAAGAATATTGACCCAAGTATGCGTTTGCTTGACTTTCTCCGTAATGTCCTGCATTTGACCGGTACAAAGGAAGGATGCGGGGAAGGGGAATGCGGCGCTTGTTCTGTCATTCTGGATGGGGAACTGGTAGACTCCTGTTTAGTTATGGCACCTCAAGCTCATGGTAAAGAGGTTATTACGATTGAAGGACTTGCTGAAAGCGGCGAGATTGCTCCATATCAACAAGCGTTCATGGAAGTTGGGGCCGTGCAGTGCGGATACTGTACACCCGGAATGATTCTGGCGGCAAGGGTATTGCTGAACAATAATCCGAAACCGTCTAAAAAGGAAATAACCCGGGCCATATCCGGCAATATGTGCCGTTGTACAGGTTATACGAAGATCATTCAAGGGGTACAAACGGCAGCGTCACTTAAAGAAGCCAAAGATCAACAAAACGTTGATATCGAATTCGAAAACCTTGCCGAAATGGATGCGTCCCGTCATGCTGCGAAAGAAGGTGTTACCCGTGAATGA
- a CDS encoding xanthine dehydrogenase family protein molybdopterin-binding subunit has translation MLRKKVLPVNDYTTVGKSVMRIDGLQKTTGETKYAGDIALPGALCLKVLRSKIAHGLVKNIEICEAMKVPGVVQIFTHADVPGINGYGIIVKDQPMLTDKVRFKGDAVALIAAEDEVSAEKAMALIKVTYEELPPLYDVLDAMKEDAPAIHEKGNILGIYKIKKGDAESALQCADVVIARKYTTQRIEHLYIETEAGVAYMDNDMLVIKAGTQNPHYDRRDVARVLGLPLNKVRIMQTPTGGGFGGKLDISVQCFLGLAALKLGRPVRMVYDRETSFIASGKRHPFYIDFTTAADKQGKLVAVKVRIIGDTGAYGSYGPATLNRGAVHATGPYEVPNVDIESYCVYTNNPFSGAMRGFGTPQMAFATESQMDLVANAVGISPVDIRRRNILKEGSLTATQQQLNSSIGIGKTIEAAWEKALQVMPGLGDENK, from the coding sequence ATGCTGCGAAAGAAGGTGTTACCCGTGAATGACTATACCACAGTGGGAAAGTCAGTTATGCGTATTGATGGACTGCAAAAAACGACGGGTGAAACAAAGTATGCCGGTGACATCGCTCTTCCGGGTGCGCTTTGTTTAAAAGTATTACGCAGCAAAATCGCTCACGGTCTGGTCAAAAATATTGAGATCTGTGAGGCTATGAAAGTCCCTGGCGTGGTGCAGATATTCACGCATGCTGATGTACCTGGGATCAATGGTTATGGCATAATTGTCAAAGATCAGCCGATGCTTACAGATAAGGTACGTTTCAAAGGGGATGCGGTGGCATTAATCGCTGCCGAGGATGAGGTCAGTGCTGAAAAAGCCATGGCGTTAATCAAGGTTACGTATGAAGAACTGCCCCCGCTCTACGATGTTCTGGATGCAATGAAAGAAGATGCGCCGGCCATTCATGAGAAAGGGAATATCCTCGGGATTTATAAGATCAAAAAAGGCGACGCAGAGTCCGCACTGCAATGTGCGGATGTGGTGATTGCCAGAAAATATACAACCCAGCGGATTGAACATCTCTATATTGAAACCGAAGCAGGCGTCGCGTATATGGATAATGACATGCTTGTCATCAAGGCAGGTACGCAGAATCCGCATTACGATCGGCGTGACGTGGCCCGGGTCTTGGGTCTGCCATTGAATAAAGTCAGGATAATGCAGACGCCGACTGGCGGCGGTTTTGGCGGCAAACTGGATATTTCGGTGCAATGCTTCCTGGGATTGGCGGCTTTAAAGCTGGGTCGTCCGGTAAGAATGGTTTATGACCGCGAAACGTCCTTTATCGCTTCCGGTAAACGCCATCCTTTCTATATTGATTTTACGACAGCAGCAGATAAACAAGGTAAACTGGTTGCTGTTAAAGTAAGAATCATTGGCGATACAGGCGCATACGGCTCCTATGGACCGGCAACATTGAATCGCGGAGCAGTACATGCCACTGGACCGTACGAAGTTCCAAATGTCGATATCGAATCTTATTGTGTTTATACAAACAATCCATTCAGCGGAGCGATGCGAGGTTTTGGCACACCGCAGATGGCATTTGCCACGGAAAGCCAAATGGATCTGGTAGCAAACGCCGTGGGAATCAGTCCGGTGGATATACGCCGCCGCAATATTCTTAAAGAAGGGTCGCTGACTGCAACTCAGCAGCAACTGAATTCCAGTATCGGCATCGGTAAAACAATCGAGGCAGCCTGGGAAAAAGCACTTCAGGTCATGCCCGGTCTGGGGGATGAAAACAAATGA